A window of the Lactuca sativa cultivar Salinas chromosome 5, Lsat_Salinas_v11, whole genome shotgun sequence genome harbors these coding sequences:
- the LOC111888074 gene encoding uncharacterized protein LOC111888074, translating to METTTSKVEVGDKRKFEGSTRSNERRKFSKSGEGVEWCDKCRRKHIGRCCKEMTCFKCGKTGHYASECTTKREVCFRYGEEGHYKQNYPRREEVAKPNVPPKSKATAFHMILDEAADNARNLE from the coding sequence atgGAAACAAccaccagcaaggttgaagttggcgataaaagaaagtttgaaggatccaCAAGGTCCAACGAGAGGAGAAAATTCTCAAAGTCTGGAGAAGGAGTagaatggtgtgacaagtgcagaaGGAAGCACATTGGGAGATGCTGTAAAGAGATGACCTGCTTCAAATGtgggaagactggtcattatgCCAGCGAATGCACAACCAAGAGAGAAGTTTGCTTTAGGTATGGTGAAGAAGGACACTACAAGCAAAACTACCCACGGAGAGAAGAAGTTgcaaagccaaatgtgccaccAAAATCGAAGGCAAcagcattccatatgatcctagATGAAGCAGCTGACAATGCAAGGAATCTGGAGTGA